CAGACCGGCGAACTTCCCGGTCGGTACGTGGATGACGTCGCCCGGCTTCAGCTTCTCCAGCGAGGAGGCCGCCGCCGCCCGCCGCTGCGCCGCGCCCTGCTTGGCGAGCTCCGTCTCCCGGTCCTTGAGGTCGCGGCGGAGCCGCGCGTACTCCTCGAAGTCGCCGAGGTGGCAGGTCATGCCCTCCTTGTAGCCCTCCAGCCCCTCCTCGTTGCGCTGCACCTGCCGCGAGATCCCGACGACGGACTTGTCCGCCTGGAACTGGGCGAACGAGGTCTCCAACAGCTCCCGCGACCTGTGCCGCCCGAACTGCTGCACCAGGTTGACCGCCATGTTGTACGACGGGCGGAAGCTGGAGCGCAGTGGATACGTCCGCGTCCCCGCGAGCCCGGCCAGCGCCGTCGGGTCCATGCCGCGCTGCCACAGGACCACCGCGTGGCCCTCGACGTCGATGCCGCGCCGCCCGGCCCGGCCGGTGAGCTGGGTGTACTCGCCGGGGGTGATGTCGGCGTGCTGCTCACCGTTCCACTTGACGAGCTTCTCCAGGACCACGGAGCGCGCGGGCATGTTGATGCCGAGCGCCAGGGTCTCGGTGGCGAAGACGGCCTTGACCAGCCCTCGTACGAACAGCTCCTCGACGACCTCCTTGAAGGTCGGCAGCATGCCCGCGTGGTGCGCGGCGATGCCCCGCTCCAGCCCTTCGAGCCACTCGTAGTACCCCAGGACGTGCAGGTCCTCGCCGGGGATGGAGGCCGTCCGCTCCTCGACGATCTCGCGCACCAGGCGGCGCTTGTCCTCGTCGTTGAGCCGGAGCCCCGCGTACATGCACTGCTGGACGGCGGCCTCGCAGCCGGCCCGGCTGAAGATGAAGGTGATGGCCGGGAGCAGCCCCTCGTTGTCCAGCCGCTCGATGACCTCGGGCCGTCCGGGCGTCCAGATCCGGCTGCGCTGGCGCCGCTCGCGCTCGCGGTCGGCCTCGCGGACCATCTTGCCCCGGCGGCGGTCGCGGGGGTTGTAGCCGTTCTGGTTCTCCGTACGGGCGAGCCGGACCAGGTCCGGGTTGACCTCGCGGCGTCCGGCGCCCCGGCCGCCGTGGTCGGTGGCCTCCTCGAAGAGGTCGTACATCTTGCGTCCGGCCATGACGTGCTGCCAGAGCGGCACGGGCCGGTGCTCGGAGACGATCACCTCGGTGGAGCCGCGCACGGTGTCCAGCCAGTCGCCGAACTCCTCGGCGTTGGACACGGTCGCCGACAGGGACACCAGAGTCACCGACTCCGGCAGGTGGATGATCACTTCCTCCCACACCGCGCCCCGGAAGCGGTCGGAGAGGTAGTGCACCTCGTCCATGACCACATAGCCGAGGCCGGAGAGCGACTGCGACCCCGCGTACAGCATGTTCCGCAGGACCTCGGTGGTCATCACGACCACCGGCGCCTCGGAGTTGACACTGTTGTCGCCGGTCAGCAGGCCGACCTTGTCCGCGCCGTACCGCTTGACCAGATCGGCGAACTTCTGGTTGGAGAGCGCCTTGATCGGCGTGGTGTAGAAGCACTTGCGGCCCTGCTCCAGGGCCAGGTGCACGGCGAACTCGCCGACGATCGTCTTGCCCGACCCCGTCGGGGCCGCGACCAGCACCCCCTTGCCCGCCTCAAGGGCCTGGCACGCCTCGATCTGGAACGGGTCCAGTCCGAACTCGTACATCTCCCGGAAGGGCCCGAGTGCCGTCGCCATCTCGGCCGCACGGGCGCGGGATGCCTGGTATCGCTCAGCTGGTGAGAGGTCCTCTGTCATCTTGCGTACGAGCCTACCCGTCACCCCTGACAGTCAGCCGGATCTTTAAATCCCCTCGGCCTTCCGCCCTGCCAGCACCCGTACGGCACCGGGCACGCAGGTCGCCGTGAGCGGCAGCGCGCCCAGCGGTTCACCGTCCGCGTACGCCGTGACACCGGCCGCCGCCAGCTCGATCGAGGAGACCCGGTGCACGGAGACGGCGGGGTGGCTCAGATGGGTGCCCTGGTAGACCTTCGGAAACACCCTGAGGAGGGTGGCGCGGGAGCACTTCCCCACCACGGTCACGTCGAAGAGGCCGTCGTCCATCTCCGCCCCGGCACAGATCCGCATGCCTCCGCCGTACGTGGTGCCGTTGCCGACCGCGATGAGCGTGGCCTCGATCTCGCGGGCCTCTCCCCCGTCCAGCCGGATCCGGTACGGGATCGGGGCGAAGGCGGCCAGCTCCGCGAGGATGGCGAGGTCGTATGTGAACCGGCCGCCGACGAAGCGCATCCGGTTGCCCCGGTCGTTGACCCGGGAGTCGAAGCCGGAGGCGAGGACGGAGCCGAACCAGCGCTCCCCGACGCGTCCGAGGTCGATGTCCCGGTGGCCGCTCTCCTTGAGCGCCCGGGCCGCCAGCGCTCCGGCGGCGGCCGGGTCGCGGATCGGCAGGCCCAGCGCGCGGGCGAAGTCGTTGCCGGTGCCGACGGCGACGACGCCCAGCGGCGTACTCGTCCCCGCGACGGCTTGGAGGGCGAGGGACATCAGCCCGTCCCCGCCCACGGCTATCAGCGCCCCGGTCCCCGCCGCCACGGCCTCGCGGGCCCGGCGCAGGGCGTCGTCCGCGTCCTCGCCGAGGACCGTACGGACGGAGAATCCCGCGTCCCGCATCGCGGAAGCGGCCGGCTGCGCGGCGCGCGCGCCCCGGCCGCGTCCTGCGGTGGGATTGACGAAGAGGGTGATCTCGCTGGTCACCCTTCGGGACCCTACAAGGTCAGGTGATGTCGTCGTAACCGTTGAGCCGGTGCGAACGGGAGCCGTCCGACTCGCCCGAAGCCTGCTCCGGCAGCGCCCTGCGCGGGGCCGCCACGGGCTCGATCCCGCCGACCGGCTCGGGGGTCAGATCCAGCTCGGAGGCCTCGTCGTCGCTGAGCTCGGCGTCGGGGCTGTTGCGCTTGCGGCGCTTGTCGTTCAGCAGGGAGAAGCCCACGGCGATGAAGTAGAGGAGCGAGAGAGGGCCGGCCAGCAGGAGCATCGAGATGGGCTCGCCGCCGGGGGTGGCGAAGGCGGCGAAGATGGTCAGGCCGACGATCATCCCGCGCCACCAGCGCAACATGCGGGAACCGGAGAGGACTCCGGTCATGTTGAGGGCGACGAGCAGCAGCGGCAGCTCGAAAGCGAGACCGAAAACGATCACCATGCGGGTGATCAGGTCGAGGAAGTCGTCGAGCGGCAGCAGGTTCGTCACGTTGGCGGGGGTGAAGCCGAGCATGATCTCGGCCGTCTGCGGCAGGATCGCGTACGCGAGGTAGGCACCGGCAGCGAACAGCGGGACGCCTGCCGCTACGAAGCCCAGGGAGTACCGCTTCTCCTTCTGGTGGAGCCCGGGGGCGACGAAAGCCCAGAGCTGGTACAGCCAGACAGGCGTGGCGAGGAGGACACCCGACATCAGGGAGACCTTCAGCGCGATGGTGAAAGGCGACAGCAGGCCGTTGGTGGTCATCTCCGCGCAGGGGCGGCCGTTGACCATCGTGTCCATGCCGTTCTTGCAGCCGACCGAGTCGAGGATCGGCTTCATCAGGAACTCGAAGATCTCCTTGTGGAAGAAGGCGGCTCCGATGAAGGCGATCACGATCGCCAGCACGGCCTTCAGCAGCCGGTTACGCAGCTCACGCAGGTGATCGAGGAGAGGCATCCGCCCCTCGTCGTCCTTCTCCTGCTTGCGGGCAGACTTGAGCAACCCACTTCCCTCGTCTCGTGCGGCGGCTGTCGGCGGAGCGCGTCAGCGGTCAGCTCTGGGTGGTGGGGTTGGTCTCGTTGACCGGGCGGGAGCTGGTGACGTCCCCCGGAGAGGCCTGGATGGTGCGCGCGGTGGTGGGCTGCGGGGGGGCCGGGTCCGCCACGGTCTCCGTCGTCGGCGTGGCGGTCGCCGCGTCGTCCTTCTTCATCGCCTTGGCCTCGCTCTTGAGGATGCGGGCCGACTTGCCGAGCGAACGCGCCATGTCGGGAAGCTTCTTGGCACCGAAGAGCAGCAGGATGACGGCGATGATCAGAACGATCTCGAGGGGCTTCAGATTGCCGATCATGTGCGACTTCCTTCTCACTGAGGCGGCTGGAGGATGGGCTCGCTACCCGTTCGACCGGGCATGCGTCCG
This DNA window, taken from Streptomyces griseus subsp. griseus, encodes the following:
- a CDS encoding DEAD/DEAH box helicase, which translates into the protein MTEDLSPAERYQASRARAAEMATALGPFREMYEFGLDPFQIEACQALEAGKGVLVAAPTGSGKTIVGEFAVHLALEQGRKCFYTTPIKALSNQKFADLVKRYGADKVGLLTGDNSVNSEAPVVVMTTEVLRNMLYAGSQSLSGLGYVVMDEVHYLSDRFRGAVWEEVIIHLPESVTLVSLSATVSNAEEFGDWLDTVRGSTEVIVSEHRPVPLWQHVMAGRKMYDLFEEATDHGGRGAGRREVNPDLVRLARTENQNGYNPRDRRRGKMVREADRERERRQRSRIWTPGRPEVIERLDNEGLLPAITFIFSRAGCEAAVQQCMYAGLRLNDEDKRRLVREIVEERTASIPGEDLHVLGYYEWLEGLERGIAAHHAGMLPTFKEVVEELFVRGLVKAVFATETLALGINMPARSVVLEKLVKWNGEQHADITPGEYTQLTGRAGRRGIDVEGHAVVLWQRGMDPTALAGLAGTRTYPLRSSFRPSYNMAVNLVQQFGRHRSRELLETSFAQFQADKSVVGISRQVQRNEEGLEGYKEGMTCHLGDFEEYARLRRDLKDRETELAKQGAAQRRAAAASSLEKLKPGDVIHVPTGKFAGLALVLDPGLPAGRANGHRGFDHHDGPRPLVLTAERQVKRLASMDFPVPVEALDRMRVPKSFNPRSPQSRRDLASALRTKAGHIVPDRHRRGRAPAADDREIARLRTELRAHPCHGCDEREDHARWAERYHRLQRDTRQLEQRIEGRTNTIARTFDRIVALLTELDYLRGNEVTENGRRLARLYGELDLLASECLREGVWEGLNPAELAACVSALVYEARQADDAVAPKLPSGPAKVAMGEMVRIWGRLDALEEDFKINQTEGVGQREPDLGFAWAVYMWASGRTLDEVLREAEMPAGDFVRWCKQVIDVLGQVAAAAPREGSAGASSVARNARKAVDGVLRGVVAYSSVG
- a CDS encoding diacylglycerol kinase; this encodes MTSEITLFVNPTAGRGRGARAAQPAASAMRDAGFSVRTVLGEDADDALRRAREAVAAGTGALIAVGGDGLMSLALQAVAGTSTPLGVVAVGTGNDFARALGLPIRDPAAAGALAARALKESGHRDIDLGRVGERWFGSVLASGFDSRVNDRGNRMRFVGGRFTYDLAILAELAAFAPIPYRIRLDGGEAREIEATLIAVGNGTTYGGGMRICAGAEMDDGLFDVTVVGKCSRATLLRVFPKVYQGTHLSHPAVSVHRVSSIELAAAGVTAYADGEPLGALPLTATCVPGAVRVLAGRKAEGI
- the tatA gene encoding Sec-independent protein translocase subunit TatA, which translates into the protein MIGNLKPLEIVLIIAVILLLFGAKKLPDMARSLGKSARILKSEAKAMKKDDAATATPTTETVADPAPPQPTTARTIQASPGDVTSSRPVNETNPTTQS
- the tatC gene encoding twin-arginine translocase subunit TatC codes for the protein MLKSARKQEKDDEGRMPLLDHLRELRNRLLKAVLAIVIAFIGAAFFHKEIFEFLMKPILDSVGCKNGMDTMVNGRPCAEMTTNGLLSPFTIALKVSLMSGVLLATPVWLYQLWAFVAPGLHQKEKRYSLGFVAAGVPLFAAGAYLAYAILPQTAEIMLGFTPANVTNLLPLDDFLDLITRMVIVFGLAFELPLLLVALNMTGVLSGSRMLRWWRGMIVGLTIFAAFATPGGEPISMLLLAGPLSLLYFIAVGFSLLNDKRRKRNSPDAELSDDEASELDLTPEPVGGIEPVAAPRRALPEQASGESDGSRSHRLNGYDDIT